In a genomic window of Phaeodactylum tricornutum CCAP 1055/1 chromosome 6, whole genome shotgun sequence:
- a CDS encoding predicted protein, with amino-acid sequence MMTLTPSNLSSFPGGNQTMETTTKSSAARPSMFRKSLSVRSLSSQSNALVKQKGAFTVQRSKRIEPSSEVNRIGISEQGFSCQRETEKRPVTRPPDYEGSLVGNKTTTSRRSFLRMNMYAHSQSATNLIPKEKSFQRSSSCRSVVSKQTKSSDCVMKAKLRSTRGTYGTGEQQNSIGKQSKGDVRNAFKTMLDRPSHLQGDSGLPKSTALAMPAILIETSDVGEEGTDLGDSFFQCVGNEGSTKDCMERESRYSTVAPVTAFSDHNKPIPETKMRKMLKKALSINWTRNLAPKQQGPAEDEKNTEAAHANPNSESRKKCPPQTSTSRRPHLRKSSSIRARKEKSFAAIILGNEELSTKPSQLFPSKPRSLTQRRQHQNQSDARRQVSVNSGYDSFKKLPSTPHLTSFRESDLTLPVSDRMGSKLSESGKTKPSREPSTDDLLQITPAGEARTALMRRPKGKRFFQLNQMPNESDLCTTSRTGGVHVNIEVICQLCDQEGHSAKHCFLLHPFKAKPMGPATVSDLHVEAENATPEILRFAAEDAVKNQQSADTKTSRGRTKRKTRHLGQPLPGYDSPPQMSVELGILQQGLKKESSERPDSEKLSLGKDIVYQPVHESDTTVFLTPPLRRPTGEHLSEMYEWQQAFLPR; translated from the coding sequence ATGATGACACTTACTCCAAGCAATTTGTCCTCCTTCCCGGGAGGGAACCAGACAATGGAAACTACGACCAAGAGCAGCGCGGCTCGGCCTTCGATGTTTAGAAAATCGTTATCGGTTCGCTCGTTGTCGTCACAGTCGAATGCTTTAGTGAAACAGAAAGGAGCATTCACCGTTCAGAGATCCAAACGAATCGAGCCTTCTTCAGAGGTAAACAGAATCGGTATCAGTGAACAAGGTTTTTCCTGTCAACGAGAAACGGAGAAACGCCCGGTCACAAGGCCACCCGACTATGAGGGCAGCCTGGTTGGGAACAAAACCACGACATCACGCCGCTCTTTTCTTCGAATGAATATGTATGCACACAGTCAAAGCGCTACTAATCTGATCCCAAAGGAGAAATCATTTCAGCGATCTTCTTCCTGTAGGTCCGTGGTGtcgaaacaaacaaaaagtagCGATTGTGTAATGAAGGCAAAGCTTCGAAGTACGAGAGGCACATATGGGACTGGCGAACAACAAAACTCGattggaaaacaaagcaaagGTGATGTTCGCAACGCTTTTAAAACAATGCTCGACCGGCCCAGCCATCTGCAAGGAGACAGCGGCTTGCCTAAGTCTACAGCTTTGGCAATGCCTGCGATTTTGATCGAAACAAGTGACGTCGGGGAAGAAGGCACAGACTTAGGGGACTCGTTTTTCCAATGTGTTGGTAACGAAGGTTCAACCAAAGATTGTATGGAAAGAGAATCGAGATACTCGACTGTTGCACCGGTCACGGCCTTCTCTGACCATAACAAACCCATTCCAGAAACCAAGATGCGGAAAATGTTGAAGAAAGCTCTTTCAATAAATTGGACTCGGAATCTAGCTCCAAAGCAACAAGGACCTGCAGAAGATGAGAAGAACACAGAAGCAGCCCACGCCAACCCGAATTCTGAATCGCGCAAGAAATGTCCTCCTCAGACTAGTACCAGTCGTCGACCTCATTTGAGAAAGAGCTCATCAATTCGAGCTAGGAAAGAGAAGTCATTTGCTGCGATAATCTTGGGAAATGAGGAGTTATCTACAAAACCGAGTCAGCTATTTCCATCAAAGCCACGGTCGCTAACGCAAAGAAGACAACACCAAAACCAGTCTGATGCGCGTCGACAAGTAAGCGTCAATTCCGGGTACGACTCCTTCAAAAAATTGCCAAGCACTCCTCATCTTACCAGTTTTCGAGAAAGTGATTTGACATTGCCCGTGTCCGATAGAATGGGCTCCAAACTATCTGAATCGGGAAAAACTAAACCATCCCGTGAGCCATCGACCGACGATCTTTTGCAAATTACCCCCGCCGGCGAAGCACGAACAGCCTTGATGAGGCGCCCCAAGGGCAAAAGATTTTTCCAGCTTAATCAAATGCCAAACGAATCTGATCTATGTACAACCTCAAGAACTGGAGGAGTGCACGTCAACATAGAAGTGATTTGTCAACTCTGTGACCAGGAGGGGCACAGCGCCAAGCATTGTTTTCTGCTCCATCCGTTTAAAGCCAAACCAATGGGCCCTGCTACTGTTTCAGACCTTCATGTTGAGGCGGAAAACGCAACTCCAGAAATCCTGCGGTTTGCTGCCGAAGATGCTGTAAAAAACCAACAGTCGGCGGATACAAAGACTTCAAGAGGTAGAACAAAGAGAAAAACTCGACATTTAGGACAGCCTTTGCCTGGTTATGATTCACCACCACAGATGAGTGTAGAGCTTGGAATTTTGCAGCAAGGTCTAAAGAAGGAATCATCGGAAAGACCTGACTCTGAGAAACTTTCGCTGGGAAAGGACATCGTTTATCAGCCCGTGCACGAAAGTGACACGACCGTCTTCCTTACTCCTCCGCTCCGGCGTCCCACCGGTGAACATCTGTCAGAAATGTATGAATGGCAGCAGGCGTTTCTGCCTCGGTAG